The genomic stretch GTAGGCTTCCGCGCCGTAGCTTCTTCAGCGAAACCACCAATTGACCTAGCATCCAAATCAGCACCATAGTCACACACAAATATGCATCAAAACTCACCGAAGCATTCACACCCTTGCCATGCCCCCTAACAGCATGCCACCACCCCAATGGAATAAACAAAGCATCCCCCGGTCTTAAAGTCACCTCAAAACCACTCACATCATGCATAGTAGGGTCGTTCATGTTATCCTTATCCTTACTCCAAACCAAGTCCTCCAAAAGCTCCTTCTCCTTCCCCTGCATCATTTCCACACCCCTCATACTTGCACCCCCCTTTGTCCCCCCAATCTGCGCCTTCATCCTCTCATACAGCGCATGTCCCACTTTCGGCTGCATTAACCGCACCACCTTTTTCCCAGCCAGCTGCACGAAGAAATTCGGATTCGGGTCGCGATGCAATGGCGTCACGGTAGGTGGTCTGCCCATCCAGAGACTGGAGCCGTAGACGTCGCCTTTGGAATGAAGAGCGGCAAAGAAATCTTTGGGAGTGGGGATATCTTCTTGCAGCGGCGCTGCGAGGTCGGTGAGCGAGTGCTGCGCTAGGTAGAGCTGCGTGTTTTGTGGTTCTGTAGCCGTCATGTGTTGTAAGAGTAGACTAAGCGGTGCTTCCATGCGCTCAAACGTGTTCTGTGCAGACTTTCCGTCGTCGTTGCTGCTGACCGAACGTGTCACTTCGAGCGGCACAATCGATTCGCCATATTGACCCAGATACGCTGCGTTTAACACGGACGGATACCGAAAGCCTTCGATCTCGGGTGTGAACCACTTTGTCCTCGCTGGTATTTCGAGAAAAGCGCTTTTGAAATACCCCGGTCTGTGCCAGCTGAAGCCTTGTACCTGGAGGGCTTTCTTCAGCTTCCGCCTCTCGTTGTTGTGTTCGACTTTGGGTAAAACCTGGAAGCGCCGAGGCGGACGGTATACGTGTGGCGTCTGGGGACGACGCTTAGGATGGTGCTTCGGGTGGTAGACTCCTGGGATTGCGAGCACGGGTTGAGTGGGCCGTAGAGACATTTGTGTAGTTGTGGAGAAATTGTTTCAGGCGGGCGTCGGGACCTTGACACGCTCTCGCGTTAACTCAAGTTACGTACCCCCACACACGGCGAGCTTTCGACCCGCCCCACTTGCCACAGCCAAAAGTTACCCATCTTTCAGCAATATCCAGTTCAtcaccaccacaacagcGCAATGGCCTCGAAACAAGCACAAGGCGGACAGCCAGGCCAGAGTCCGTATTCCTCCAATCTTGCCCACAAAC from Pyrenophora tritici-repentis strain M4 chromosome 1, whole genome shotgun sequence encodes the following:
- a CDS encoding Cupin-8 multi-domain protein is translated as MSLRPTQPVLAIPGVYHPKHHPKRRPQTPHVYRPPRRFQVLPKVEHNNERRKLKKALQVQGFSWHRPGYFKSAFLEIPARTKWFTPEIEGFRYPSVLNAAYLGQYGESIVPLEVTRSVSSNDDGKSAQNTFERMEAPLSLLLQHMTATEPQNTQLYLAQHSLTDLAAPLQEDIPTPKDFFAALHSKGDVYGSSLWMGRPPTVTPLHRDPNPNFFVQLAGKKVVRLMQPKVGHALYERMKAQIGGTKGGASMRGVEMMQGKEKELLEDLVWSKDKDNMNDPTMHDVSGFEVTLRPGDALFIPLGWWHAVRGHGKGVNASVNWWFR